A stretch of Deinococcus cellulosilyticus NBRC 106333 = KACC 11606 DNA encodes these proteins:
- a CDS encoding S49 family peptidase, whose translation MYLENVQRALFNFPWAITPNGMDLVAAVVQAHLEGKLSAEEIEARTSGVTYGSQYKNTQKQVAVVNLHGPVLSRATGMSALSGATDLRSFSSTMRALADDSDVGRIVLSIDSPGGQVQGLTEAGDAVRYARSKKEVLAVADGTMGSAAYWIGSQATRIIANADAVVGSIGVVAVIRDTSGVAEKAGVKVNVLRSAEFKALLQDGEPISDKALAEQSKLVDLFAEKFISAVSAGRNITLEQARSLATGKVWIGADAIAAGVADEVGTLQEAIDGKFSSQPFNSGSPAAALAGGNTMPLEALLAGLGLAADSSPAQVQAALDTLKQNAAATERMRIMAALGASEGKEVDLTQLKKLAADGEQYRADLLTRLHALTITLEGNTETGIAAADRAKRIFAGADIADISAEVQRLEAKRDAVFPDGQKSRQKDEQPDTKPTFRPVFR comes from the coding sequence ATGTACTTAGAGAACGTTCAACGTGCCCTGTTCAACTTCCCCTGGGCGATCACCCCGAATGGCATGGACCTCGTGGCTGCCGTGGTGCAGGCCCACCTCGAAGGAAAACTGAGCGCTGAGGAGATCGAAGCCAGAACCTCTGGGGTGACTTACGGCAGTCAGTACAAGAACACCCAGAAGCAAGTTGCGGTGGTGAACCTGCACGGCCCTGTGCTCAGCAGGGCAACCGGGATGTCTGCCCTCTCGGGCGCAACGGACCTGCGCAGTTTCTCCAGCACCATGCGAGCCCTGGCAGACGATTCGGATGTGGGGCGCATCGTGCTCAGCATTGACAGCCCAGGCGGTCAGGTGCAAGGGCTCACTGAAGCCGGCGATGCCGTTCGGTATGCCCGATCAAAGAAAGAAGTGCTGGCCGTTGCTGATGGCACGATGGGCAGCGCCGCTTACTGGATTGGCAGTCAGGCCACCAGAATCATTGCCAACGCTGACGCTGTGGTCGGTTCCATTGGTGTGGTCGCTGTGATTCGGGACACCAGTGGGGTGGCCGAGAAGGCCGGGGTGAAAGTCAATGTTCTGCGCAGCGCTGAATTCAAAGCCCTGCTGCAAGACGGTGAGCCCATTTCGGACAAGGCCCTCGCTGAGCAATCCAAACTCGTGGACCTGTTTGCAGAGAAATTCATTTCTGCGGTCAGTGCCGGACGCAACATCACCCTGGAGCAGGCCAGAAGCCTCGCCACCGGGAAGGTGTGGATTGGTGCAGATGCCATTGCTGCTGGTGTGGCCGATGAGGTTGGCACCCTTCAGGAAGCCATTGACGGCAAATTCAGTTCTCAGCCCTTCAACTCTGGCAGCCCTGCCGCTGCCCTCGCAGGAGGAAACACCATGCCCTTAGAAGCATTACTGGCTGGCCTCGGACTGGCCGCAGACAGCAGTCCCGCACAGGTGCAGGCCGCACTTGACACCCTCAAGCAGAACGCTGCAGCCACGGAACGCATGCGCATCATGGCTGCCCTTGGAGCCAGCGAAGGCAAAGAGGTCGATCTGACCCAGCTCAAGAAACTCGCTGCCGACGGTGAGCAGTACCGTGCAGACCTGCTGACCCGACTGCACGCTCTGACCATCACCCTGGAAGGCAACACCGAAACAGGCATTGCTGCTGCTGACCGTGCGAAACGGATCTTCGCTGGTGCGGACATTGCTGACATCAGTGCAGAAGTGCAGCGCCTTGAAGCGAAACGGGATGCTGTTTTCCCAGATGGACAGAAATCCCGCCAGAAAGACGAGCAGCCCGACACCAAGCCCACTTTCAGACCTGTGTTCAGGTAA